A window from Gymnogyps californianus isolate 813 chromosome 27, ASM1813914v2, whole genome shotgun sequence encodes these proteins:
- the LOC127026293 gene encoding lysozyme C-like, translating to MRKSMLFFGFLLVFLGLALPGTQGKVIPQCDLVKILRQHGFEGFVGKTVADWICLVKHESSYNTKAFHNNGASRDYGIFQINSQYWCEDGKTRGSKNVCHISCSKFQDDNIEDDIQCAKKIAQEANGLSPWYGWRNNCKGKNLSSYVKGC from the exons ATGAGAAAGTCAATGCTCttctttggctttcttcttgtcttccttGGCCTGGCTCTGCCAGGCACCCAGGGAAAAGTCATCCCCCAATGTGACTTGGTGAAGATCCTACGTCAGCATGGCTTTGAGGGCTTTGTGGGCAAAACTGTAGCTGACT ggaTCTGCCTGGTAAAACATGAGAGCAGTTACAACACTAAAGCGTTTCATAACAATGGTGCAAGCAGGGACTATGGGATCTTTCAGATCAACAGTCAGTACTGGTGTGAGGATGGCAAGACCCGTGGATCCAAGAATGTCTGCCATATCAGTTGCTCAA AATTTCAAGATGATAATATTGAGGATGATATTCAGTGTGCCAAGAAGATTGCTCAAGAGGCTAATGGCCTCAGTCCCTG GTACGGCTGGAGAAACAATTGCAAGGGCAAAAACCTGAGTTCCTATGTCAAGGGTTGCTAA